The following are from one region of the Ptychodera flava strain L36383 chromosome 15, AS_Pfla_20210202, whole genome shotgun sequence genome:
- the LOC139151509 gene encoding putative uncharacterized protein DDB_G0290521: MSQPQRPRPPPAASVEHPQTPPTTPSPMGPPTSQPSTSAQQTATPTTRATVTEAVGAASTSAQQTMVVQQDVLTATQMVTRQKEAAERFQRMLSELKLYAEREPVIFQAEEALARLQLVVDTAMEARHPEYERYL; the protein is encoded by the exons ATGAGTCAGCCACAGAGACCTCGTCCGCCACCTGCTGCCAGCGTTGAACATCCACAGACTCCGCCCACAACACCCTCCCCGATGGGACCGCCAACGAGCCAACCATCTACTAGCGCACAGCAAACGGCTACTCCGACTACAAGGGCTACTGTGACAGAGGCGGTTGGGGCTGCGTCGACTTCAGCTCAACAGACTATG GTGGTGCAGCAAGATGTTCTCACTGCTACCCAGATGGTGACGAGACAAAAGGAGGCGGCCGAACGATTTCAGCGTATGTTATCAGAGCTAAAACTATATGCGGAACGGGAGCCGGTGATCTTTCAGGCAGAAGAGGCCTTGGCGAGATTGCAGCTGGTGGTAGACACTGCAATGGAGGCCCGTCATCCAGAATATGAAcgatatttataa